The following are from one region of the Tenacibaculum dicentrarchi genome:
- a CDS encoding condensin complex protein MksE, translating to MLSKHTATIFETLRKGHFISSNSPNEKIKTLYKILDDEETFEQLYEYFYPINYILEQGDDYFYFSRPGEKNIDLERKINKAFEWIDILDFFKTYDSSFDVGVRFTASEIDSQLKNNADLKNKLKNLKGIGKENKEIKTLDSIKKIIDKLVKDNYISLENELTETYKVLTSFHYLKDLIDSINIPQETENEIPE from the coding sequence ATGCTATCAAAACACACCGCTACTATTTTTGAAACACTAAGAAAAGGACACTTTATAAGTTCAAATAGCCCGAATGAAAAAATAAAAACATTGTATAAAATTTTAGACGATGAAGAAACTTTTGAGCAATTATACGAGTATTTTTATCCTATAAATTACATTTTAGAACAAGGCGATGACTATTTTTATTTTAGTCGTCCTGGTGAAAAAAACATTGATTTAGAACGGAAAATAAACAAAGCCTTTGAATGGATTGATATTTTAGATTTCTTTAAAACCTACGATTCTTCTTTTGATGTCGGTGTTCGATTTACAGCATCAGAAATTGATAGTCAATTAAAAAATAACGCCGATTTAAAAAATAAATTGAAAAACTTAAAAGGAATCGGTAAGGAAAATAAGGAAATAAAAACACTGGATAGCATTAAAAAAATAATCGACAAATTAGTAAAAGATAACTATATAAGTCTCGAAAATGAATTGACAGAAACTTATAAAGTTCTTACTTCTTTCCACTATTTAAAAGACCTTATCGATAGTATTAATATTCCTCAAGAAACTGAAAATGAAATACCTGAATAA
- a CDS encoding pyridoxal-phosphate dependent enzyme, with product MKYAKNILETIGNTPLVQLNSVTKEIDALVLAKVETFNPGNSIKDRMAVKMIEDAEADGRLKPGGTIIEGTSGNTGMGLALAAIIKGYKCIFVLSDKQSKEKMDILRAVGAQVIVCPTNVEPEDPRSYYSVSKRLGAETPNSWYVNQYDNPSNALTHYEQTGPEIWEQTDGKITHLVVGVGTGGTISGTSKYLKEQNPNIKVWGIDTYGSVFKKFHETGVFDENEIYPYITEGIGEDILPKNVDFSVIDGFTKVTDKDAAVYTRKIAKEEGIFVGNSAGSAIKGMLQLKEHFKKDDVVVVIFHDHGSRYVGKMFNDDWMRERGYLDKEVTTAEDLIKGHLDKALVSVQTEELVSHAIERMRAFKISQIPVRDANGFVGSIDEADLLHRYIADKNIADTPIKDIMGAMYPMVKLDASIDAVSKLITKENQAVLVDLGNGKHHIITKYDIINAI from the coding sequence ATGAAATACGCAAAAAATATTTTAGAAACTATTGGAAACACGCCATTAGTTCAGTTAAATTCTGTAACCAAAGAAATCGATGCTTTAGTTTTAGCCAAAGTAGAAACCTTTAATCCAGGGAACTCTATTAAAGATAGAATGGCAGTAAAAATGATTGAAGATGCTGAGGCAGACGGTCGTTTAAAACCAGGAGGAACTATTATTGAAGGAACTTCAGGAAATACAGGAATGGGATTGGCTTTAGCGGCAATTATAAAAGGCTATAAATGTATTTTTGTACTTTCTGATAAGCAGTCTAAAGAAAAAATGGATATTTTACGTGCCGTTGGTGCACAGGTTATTGTTTGCCCAACAAATGTAGAGCCAGAAGACCCTCGTTCATATTATTCAGTTTCTAAGCGATTAGGAGCAGAAACGCCAAACTCATGGTATGTAAATCAATATGATAATCCATCGAATGCTTTAACACATTACGAGCAAACAGGACCTGAAATTTGGGAACAAACTGATGGTAAAATTACACATTTAGTAGTTGGAGTAGGAACAGGAGGAACTATTTCAGGAACATCAAAGTATTTAAAAGAGCAAAACCCGAATATAAAAGTTTGGGGAATTGATACCTACGGCTCTGTGTTTAAGAAATTTCACGAAACAGGTGTTTTTGATGAAAATGAAATTTATCCATATATCACCGAAGGAATTGGAGAAGATATTTTGCCTAAAAACGTAGATTTTTCTGTAATCGATGGTTTTACCAAAGTTACCGATAAAGATGCAGCCGTTTATACCCGTAAAATAGCCAAAGAAGAAGGGATTTTTGTTGGGAATTCAGCAGGATCAGCAATAAAAGGAATGTTACAATTAAAAGAACATTTCAAAAAAGACGATGTAGTAGTTGTTATTTTTCATGACCACGGAAGTAGATACGTAGGGAAAATGTTTAATGACGATTGGATGCGTGAACGTGGTTATTTAGATAAAGAAGTAACTACCGCTGAAGATTTAATTAAAGGACACCTTGATAAAGCTTTAGTAAGCGTTCAAACCGAAGAATTAGTGTCGCATGCTATTGAAAGAATGCGTGCATTTAAAATTTCACAAATCCCGGTAAGAGATGCCAATGGTTTTGTAGGTTCTATTGACGAAGCAGATTTATTACACCGTTATATTGCCGATAAAAACATTGCCGATACGCCAATAAAAGATATAATGGGCGCTATGTATCCTATGGTAAAGTTAGACGCTTCAATTGATGCTGTTTCTAAGTTAATTACAAAAGAAAATCAAGCAGTTTTAGTTGATTTAGGAAATGGAAAACACCATATTATTACCAAGTACGATATTATAAATGCTATTTAA
- a CDS encoding RNA polymerase sigma factor gives MEIPKEEVLQHIQLAKKGNQISFNFLLDTFWGNVYSYQLARIKNDNDAEDITIRTFSKAFDKIDTFNEEYQFKTWLIAISKNVYVDSLRKKNSVISLNTSKEQQEAAFRIIDNTPSAEDTLITEQNLAKLLRDIKKLKPKYQEIINLRFFQELSYKEISDKIGEPMNNVKIKLLRAKKLLAEIIKKS, from the coding sequence TTGGAAATACCTAAAGAAGAAGTACTTCAACATATTCAACTAGCTAAAAAAGGAAATCAAATTTCTTTTAATTTTTTGTTAGATACATTTTGGGGAAATGTATATAGTTATCAATTGGCTAGAATAAAAAATGATAACGACGCTGAAGATATTACCATTCGGACTTTTTCTAAAGCTTTTGATAAAATTGATACATTTAATGAAGAGTATCAATTTAAAACATGGCTAATTGCTATTTCTAAAAATGTATATGTTGATTCTTTAAGAAAAAAAAACAGTGTAATTTCTTTAAACACTTCTAAAGAACAACAGGAGGCCGCATTTAGAATTATAGACAACACACCATCGGCTGAAGACACGCTTATTACCGAACAAAACTTAGCCAAACTTTTAAGAGATATTAAGAAATTGAAACCAAAATATCAGGAAATTATTAATCTGCGGTTTTTTCAAGAATTAAGCTACAAAGAAATTTCAGATAAAATTGGAGAACCAATGAATAATGTTAAAATTAAATTATTAAGAGCTAAAAAATTATTAGCAGAAATAATCAAAAAATCTTAA
- the lipA gene encoding lipoyl synthase: MANESVIVPERVKKPKWLRVKLPVGKKYTDLRGLVDKYKLNTICTSGSCPNMGECWGEGTATFMILGNICTRSCGFCGVKTGRPETVEWDEPEKVARSIKLMKIKHAVLTSVDRDDLKDGGSIIWAETVNAVRRANPKTTIETLLPDFQGNEKLIDRIIEVAPEVVSHNMETVRRLTREVRIQAKYDRSLGVLKYLKEKGMRTKSGIMLGLGEKEEEVIQTMKDLRAVGLDIITIGQYLQPSKKHLPVKQFITPDQFKKYETLGLEMGFMYVESGALVRSSYKAHKHAQ, encoded by the coding sequence ATGGCAAACGAATCAGTAATAGTACCAGAAAGAGTAAAAAAACCAAAATGGTTGCGTGTAAAGCTTCCTGTTGGGAAAAAATATACCGACTTAAGAGGTTTAGTAGACAAATATAAATTAAATACCATTTGTACCAGTGGAAGCTGCCCAAACATGGGAGAATGTTGGGGAGAAGGAACTGCTACCTTTATGATTTTAGGAAATATTTGTACCCGTTCATGTGGTTTCTGTGGAGTAAAAACAGGAAGACCTGAAACCGTAGAATGGGATGAACCCGAAAAAGTAGCCCGTTCTATTAAGTTAATGAAAATTAAGCATGCCGTTTTAACATCAGTAGATAGAGACGATTTAAAAGATGGTGGTTCTATTATTTGGGCAGAAACTGTAAATGCAGTGCGTAGAGCAAATCCTAAAACAACCATTGAAACATTACTTCCTGATTTTCAAGGAAACGAAAAACTAATTGATCGTATTATTGAAGTTGCTCCTGAAGTAGTTTCGCATAATATGGAAACTGTACGCAGGTTAACACGTGAAGTTCGTATTCAAGCAAAATACGATAGAAGTTTAGGGGTGTTAAAATACTTGAAAGAAAAAGGAATGCGTACTAAATCGGGAATTATGCTTGGTTTAGGCGAAAAGGAAGAGGAAGTTATTCAAACCATGAAAGATTTACGTGCTGTTGGTTTAGATATTATTACTATTGGGCAGTACTTACAGCCTAGTAAAAAACACTTACCTGTTAAGCAATTTATTACCCCCGATCAATTTAAAAAATACGAAACTTTAGGTTTAGAAATGGGCTTTATGTATGTAGAAAGTGGTGCTTTGGTCCGTTCGTCTTACAAAGCACATAAACATGCTCAATAA
- a CDS encoding ABC transporter permease gives MNFELFIAKRIIAGKERESSISSPIIKIATIAIALGIVIMLISVAIASGFQKKISDKMTGFKGHIQIVNYDTNNSDISTVPISKTQDFYPKFTHIQGIKNVQVFANIGGIIRTPTDFEAIVFKGVSSDYDFSFFKEYLVEGRLPNFELPRNKEILISQAIASRLNLKLNDTIQTLFSATKSKLKYKMRKPIIVGIYNTGFAQFDKTMLLGDIREVRQINRWTADQIGGFEVLIDNFEELTQKGNEIYSNIGSTLNSMTIVENYPLIFDWIKLFDNNVWFIIGIMILIAGINMITALLVLILERVQMVGILKALGSSNWSIQKIFLYNASYLILKGLFWGNLIGISLLLIQKYFKIIELNPATYAVATVPVDISILAIITLSLGTLFLCFLMLIIPSYIITKIAPSKAIKFA, from the coding sequence TTGAATTTCGAATTATTTATCGCCAAACGAATTATTGCAGGAAAAGAACGTGAAAGCAGTATTTCATCGCCTATTATTAAAATTGCGACTATTGCTATTGCTTTAGGTATTGTAATTATGTTAATTTCCGTAGCAATCGCATCAGGTTTTCAGAAAAAAATCAGCGATAAAATGACGGGCTTTAAAGGGCATATTCAAATTGTAAATTACGATACCAATAACTCAGATATTTCTACCGTACCGATTTCTAAAACCCAAGATTTTTATCCGAAGTTTACACATATTCAAGGCATTAAAAACGTGCAAGTTTTTGCCAATATCGGCGGAATTATAAGAACCCCAACCGATTTTGAAGCCATTGTTTTTAAAGGTGTTTCTTCCGATTATGATTTTTCATTTTTCAAAGAATATTTAGTCGAAGGACGCTTGCCAAATTTTGAGTTGCCTCGAAACAAAGAAATACTAATTTCTCAGGCAATTGCCAGCAGGTTAAATTTGAAATTAAACGACACCATTCAAACCCTTTTTAGCGCTACCAAAAGCAAGCTGAAATATAAAATGCGAAAGCCAATTATTGTAGGGATTTACAATACAGGTTTTGCCCAATTTGATAAAACTATGCTACTTGGCGATATCCGAGAAGTTCGACAAATTAACCGTTGGACAGCCGATCAAATAGGCGGTTTTGAAGTTTTAATTGATAATTTTGAGGAGTTAACCCAAAAAGGAAACGAGATTTATAGCAACATCGGATCTACCTTAAACAGCATGACGATTGTAGAAAATTACCCATTAATTTTTGATTGGATTAAACTTTTTGATAATAACGTATGGTTTATCATTGGAATTATGATTTTAATAGCCGGAATTAATATGATAACCGCCTTGCTGGTTTTAATATTAGAGCGTGTACAAATGGTTGGTATTTTAAAAGCCTTAGGAAGCAGTAATTGGAGCATTCAAAAAATATTTTTATACAACGCCTCTTATTTAATTTTAAAAGGACTTTTTTGGGGTAATTTAATAGGGATATCGCTGTTATTAATTCAAAAATACTTTAAAATAATCGAGCTAAACCCCGCAACCTATGCAGTGGCAACCGTACCTGTTGATATCAGTATTTTAGCGATTATCACACTAAGTTTAGGAACGCTATTTTTATGTTTTTTAATGCTGATAATCCCTTCATATATTATCACAAAAATAGCCCCATCAAAAGCCATAAAATTTGCGTAA
- a CDS encoding class I SAM-dependent methyltransferase, giving the protein MNNLTTNPKPPKTPWPTKEAMQQVYELNLWGNNNSAFYSGAGSHQAEIVAPYLSVVSSFLKSFETPLIVCDLGCGDFNIGKELVTHTKQYIAADIVPELITYNTEKFKNPNLTFQTLDIAKDTLPTADCIILRQVLQHLSNDEVQKVLTKLADFKYVILTEHLPNGEFIPNKDIISGQGIRLKKKSGLNILKAPFNFQMKEKKELLSVVLEDKKGIIVTTLYTIF; this is encoded by the coding sequence ATGAATAATTTAACGACAAATCCTAAACCTCCAAAAACTCCATGGCCAACAAAAGAGGCAATGCAACAGGTTTATGAACTGAATTTATGGGGAAATAACAACAGCGCTTTTTATTCGGGAGCGGGTTCACACCAGGCTGAAATTGTAGCGCCTTATTTATCGGTGGTAAGTTCATTTTTAAAATCTTTTGAAACACCATTAATAGTTTGCGATTTAGGCTGTGGCGATTTTAATATCGGAAAAGAATTAGTAACACATACAAAGCAATATATTGCGGCAGATATTGTGCCAGAACTCATAACATATAACACCGAAAAATTTAAAAATCCGAATTTAACTTTTCAAACCTTAGATATCGCAAAAGATACCTTACCAACTGCCGATTGCATAATTTTAAGGCAAGTTTTACAACATTTATCGAACGATGAAGTACAAAAAGTGCTAACTAAATTAGCCGATTTTAAATACGTTATTTTAACCGAACATTTACCAAACGGAGAGTTTATTCCAAATAAAGATATTATTTCAGGGCAGGGGATTCGACTTAAAAAGAAAAGCGGATTAAATATTTTAAAAGCTCCTTTTAATTTTCAAATGAAAGAGAAAAAAGAGCTTTTATCGGTTGTTTTAGAAGATAAAAAAGGCATAATTGTAACGACACTTTACACTATTTTTTAA
- a CDS encoding Nramp family divalent metal transporter has translation MKKSLSKILGPGLLFTGAAISVSHLVQATRAGADFGFGLLWALLTVSFFKYPFFQFGPRYANATGETLLDGYKKLGKNVLITYFILNFVTMFTIQAAVTIVTASLASSIFGFTNDLVIWTVIILGISIVILNFGKCKLLDNLMKYLIIILTISTIVAVIAALFSTKKGFNFQQILPSGTAQITFLIAFLGWMPAPLDVSIWHSLWSVEKSKATFKKIKPKYAVFDFNVSYIATFFLGVCFVVLGALVMYQSGESFSNKGNHFALQLINLYTENLGDFSYLFIGITTFTTMFSTTLTTLDASPRAMTKASNLLFVKKNKLNYSFWIFFLAFGTFIILNYFLTDMSFLVKIATILSFLTAPFYAILNYVLITGKHTPKKNQPKLALRILSIAGIIFLIGFSLWFLINL, from the coding sequence ATGAAAAAATCACTATCAAAAATACTTGGTCCTGGCTTGTTATTTACTGGTGCAGCAATAAGCGTATCTCATTTAGTACAAGCTACAAGAGCGGGTGCCGATTTTGGTTTCGGACTACTTTGGGCTTTATTAACTGTATCCTTTTTTAAGTACCCTTTCTTTCAATTTGGACCTCGATATGCTAACGCTACAGGTGAAACGCTACTAGATGGCTATAAAAAATTAGGTAAAAATGTATTAATTACATATTTTATTTTAAATTTTGTAACCATGTTTACCATTCAGGCAGCAGTTACTATTGTTACAGCCAGCTTAGCATCTAGTATTTTTGGATTTACAAATGATTTGGTTATTTGGACTGTTATTATTTTAGGAATTAGTATTGTTATATTAAACTTCGGGAAGTGTAAATTACTTGATAACTTAATGAAATACCTCATCATTATTTTAACAATAAGTACCATTGTAGCGGTAATAGCAGCTCTTTTTAGCACCAAAAAAGGATTTAATTTTCAGCAAATACTACCTAGTGGAACAGCACAAATTACCTTTTTAATTGCTTTTTTAGGATGGATGCCTGCGCCTTTAGATGTTTCTATTTGGCACTCTCTCTGGTCTGTAGAAAAAAGCAAAGCTACCTTCAAAAAAATAAAACCCAAATATGCTGTTTTTGATTTTAATGTAAGTTACATAGCAACCTTCTTTTTAGGGGTTTGTTTTGTTGTACTTGGTGCATTAGTGATGTATCAATCTGGAGAATCTTTTTCAAACAAAGGAAATCATTTTGCTCTGCAATTAATCAATTTATACACCGAAAATTTAGGTGATTTTTCTTATTTATTTATAGGAATAACCACATTTACCACCATGTTTAGTACAACTTTAACAACCTTAGACGCTTCTCCAAGAGCAATGACCAAGGCTTCTAATTTATTATTTGTTAAAAAAAATAAGCTAAATTATTCTTTTTGGATATTTTTTTTAGCCTTTGGTACTTTTATTATTCTAAACTATTTTTTAACCGATATGAGTTTTTTAGTTAAAATAGCTACTATTTTATCGTTTTTAACAGCTCCTTTTTACGCTATTTTAAATTACGTGTTGATAACAGGAAAACATACCCCTAAAAAAAATCAACCAAAATTAGCCCTGCGGATTTTAAGTATTGCTGGTATTATTTTTTTAATCGGATTTAGTCTTTGGTTTTTAATCAATTTATAA
- a CDS encoding exo-beta-N-acetylmuramidase NamZ family protein: protein MKNNFSYFLLLLICFSFQFSSCAQQQKSMPKKVATATTTPTKTTLPLKIGADRTNLYLHKLKGKNIAIVANQTSVLNVLQRAEVAPNTMGLKTVQYHLVDYLHDYKNINVQKVFAPEHGFRGKADAGETVIDGVDTKTQLPIISLYGKNKKPSQAQLKNIDAVVFDIQDVGARFYTYISSLHYVMEACAQANIPVIILDRPNPNAHYIDGPVLQMTHTSFVGMHPVPVVYGMTIGEYGKMINGENWLKNTSGNVKSSLKCDLTVIPLENYTHNTSYNLPIKPSPNLPNEISINLYPSLCFFEGTTVSAGRGTNKQFQIYGAPYLKKTAFSFTPKANDGSKYPKYKGKLCYGENLQKQPKLSGLNLSWLIKAYKESPKKSFFTVFFTKLAGTKKLQQQIQQGLSEKEIKKSWEKDLFEFKKIRAKYLIYK from the coding sequence ATGAAAAACAATTTTAGTTACTTTTTATTATTATTAATCTGTTTTAGTTTTCAATTTTCTTCTTGCGCTCAGCAACAGAAATCAATGCCTAAAAAGGTAGCAACAGCAACTACAACCCCTACAAAAACAACACTTCCTTTAAAAATTGGCGCTGATAGAACCAATTTATATCTACATAAATTAAAAGGAAAAAATATCGCTATTGTAGCCAATCAAACTTCTGTTTTAAATGTTTTACAACGTGCCGAAGTAGCTCCTAATACAATGGGGTTAAAAACAGTACAATATCATTTAGTTGATTATTTACACGATTATAAAAACATCAACGTGCAAAAAGTTTTTGCACCCGAACATGGTTTTCGTGGTAAAGCAGATGCTGGCGAAACGGTTATTGACGGCGTTGATACTAAAACGCAATTACCGATTATTTCGTTGTACGGAAAAAATAAAAAGCCCTCGCAAGCGCAATTAAAAAATATCGATGCTGTAGTTTTTGATATTCAAGATGTTGGCGCTCGTTTTTACACCTATATATCGTCATTGCATTATGTAATGGAGGCCTGTGCCCAGGCAAATATCCCTGTAATTATTTTGGATAGACCCAACCCTAACGCTCATTATATTGATGGTCCTGTTTTGCAAATGACGCATACAAGTTTTGTAGGAATGCACCCTGTTCCCGTGGTTTATGGAATGACAATTGGCGAGTATGGAAAAATGATAAATGGCGAAAATTGGCTTAAAAACACTTCAGGAAATGTAAAATCTAGTCTAAAATGTGATTTAACCGTAATTCCTTTAGAAAATTATACGCATAATACAAGTTATAATTTACCGATAAAACCATCGCCTAATTTACCCAATGAAATTTCTATAAACCTATACCCTAGCCTTTGTTTTTTTGAAGGTACAACGGTTTCGGCAGGTAGAGGAACTAACAAGCAGTTTCAAATTTATGGTGCGCCTTATTTGAAAAAAACGGCCTTTAGTTTTACCCCAAAAGCTAACGATGGTTCAAAATACCCAAAGTATAAAGGGAAATTATGCTATGGTGAAAACTTGCAAAAACAGCCAAAACTTTCGGGCTTAAACTTATCTTGGCTGATAAAAGCCTATAAAGAATCGCCTAAAAAATCTTTTTTCACCGTGTTTTTTACCAAACTTGCTGGAACAAAAAAATTACAGCAACAAATTCAACAAGGTTTATCAGAAAAAGAGATTAAAAAATCATGGGAAAAAGACTTGTTTGAATTTAAGAAAATTAGAGCGAAATATTTGATTTATAAATAG